In Juglans regia cultivar Chandler chromosome 13, Walnut 2.0, whole genome shotgun sequence, the following proteins share a genomic window:
- the LOC108988368 gene encoding WAT1-related protein At4g08290, whose protein sequence is MQADIDETSCRKSGGVMVLNKMKPYLLMVAMQFGMAGTYIFSMVSLNHGMSRYVFIVYRNAIAALVLAPFALFFERKTRPKMTSPVLMQIAVLGFLEPVLDQGFTYLGMKYTSASFASAIMNAVPSVTFILAVILRLERVKIKEVQGQAKVIGTVLTLAGALLMTLYKGPVIELIWSRKMHYFGSNSSMSSDHKWLIGTFFILIGCVAWSAFYILQSITVKKYPAELSLSSLICFMGTVQSAAVALVAERHHPSAWSIGWDSRLLAPLYTGIVSSGIAYYVQGLVMKDRGPVFVTAFNPLCMIIVAALGSVILAEKLHLGSIIGGIIIAVGLYSVVWGKSKDYSAVKDCEQELPVTATETDDAKSVISGNKTHGHQQAKK, encoded by the exons atgcaggcAGATATTGATGAAACATCTTGCAGGAAATCAGGTGGTGTAATGGTTTTGAATAAGATGAAACCTTATCTACTGATGGTGGCCATGCAATTCGGTATGGCAGGGACGTACATTTTCAGCATGGTTTCTCTCAACCACGGCATGAGTCGCTACGTGTTCATTGTTTACCGCAATGCCATTGCTGCACTCGTCCTTGCTCCTTTTGCGCTTTTTTTCGAAAG GAAAACTAGGCCAAAGATGACATCCCCTGTCTTGATGCAGATAGCAGTGCTGGGATTTTTAGA GCCAGTCCTTGATCAAGGCTTCACTTACTTGGGCATGAAGTATACATCGGCATCATTTGCATCTGCCATTATGAACGCCGTCCCTTCTGTTACCTTCATTCTTGCAGTTATCCTTCG GTTAGAGCGAGTGAAGATAAAGGAGGTACAAGGTCAAGCCAAGGTCATTGGAACAGTATTAACCTTAGCAGGCGCTTTGCTCATGACACTTTACAAAGGCCCTGTGATTGAGCTAATTTGGTCAAGGAAAATGCACTACTTTGGTAGCAACTCCTCCATGAGCTCAGACCATAAATGGTTAATCGGGACATTTTTTATCCTCATTGGTTGTGTGGCCTGGTCTGCTTTCTACATATTGCAA tCCATAACAGTGAAGAAATACCCAGCGGAGCTGTCTCTGTCCTCGTTGATATGTTTTATGGGCACAGTGCAAAGTGCAGCAGTGGCTCTTGTGGCTGAGCGTCACCACCCAAGTGCATGGTCTATAGGTTGGGACTCCAGGCTCCTTGCTCCTCTCTATACG GGAATAGTTAGCTCCGGAATTGCATATTATGTGCAAGGCCTGGTTATGAAAGATAGAGGCCCAGTCTTCGTTACTGCCTTCAACCCTCTTTGCATGATCATTGTCGCTGCTCTGGGCTCTGTAATTCTAGCTGAGAAACTCCACCTTGGAag TATCATTGGAGGCATTATAATCGCAGTTGGCCTTTATTCTGTCGTCTGGGGCAAAAGCAAAGATTATAGTGCAGTCAAGGACTGTGAGCAGGAGCTCCCAGTTACTGCAACTGAAACTGATGATGCTAAATCGGTCATATCAGGGAATAAAACTCATGGCCATCAGCAAGCCAAGAAGTGA